The following proteins are encoded in a genomic region of Fibrobacter sp. UWR4:
- a CDS encoding BamA/TamA family outer membrane protein produces MRSFSKSLLVAAAVASQSFGTEDFQRFTALPVLGYSEETELQYGAMAIVFLKPDEQNGKVPEIDFMASGSTRGQYQFQLTPYFYLHHDQVSGWLDFRYQNWVASYFGMGNNPDIDEYINFDRERFYFGAEIDSKVGVPKQFKYGAELHIEHSHIKFDSPDENKGGKSTDKVTPPADAHSGWRNGAGYLLAFDTRDNTNWTRHGFLAQWQQMFYSDHLGDYSFDMETLDLRGYTYLFWGTSMAVGALWQRSGGDVPFDMLAGPDGTKRFRGVESLYFRDRQAMILQAELRKYLGWRLAGDIFFEGGKTGDHFSELMRNKWHRSVGFGGMLILNKKEQLYARGEFSWVDFDHLGMTVYIRQAF; encoded by the coding sequence ATGCGCTCGTTTTCCAAAAGCCTGCTTGTTGCCGCCGCTGTTGCGTCCCAGTCCTTCGGGACCGAGGACTTCCAGAGATTTACGGCACTGCCCGTCCTTGGATATAGCGAGGAGACGGAACTTCAGTATGGCGCCATGGCGATTGTCTTCCTGAAGCCGGACGAACAGAACGGGAAGGTTCCCGAAATTGATTTCATGGCCTCAGGCTCAACCCGCGGGCAGTACCAATTCCAGCTGACGCCATACTTCTACCTGCATCACGATCAGGTAAGCGGCTGGCTGGATTTCCGCTACCAGAATTGGGTTGCCAGCTACTTCGGGATGGGCAACAATCCGGATATTGACGAATACATCAATTTCGACCGTGAGAGGTTTTACTTCGGCGCGGAAATAGACTCGAAGGTCGGCGTCCCCAAGCAGTTCAAGTACGGCGCGGAGCTGCACATCGAGCATTCCCACATCAAGTTCGACTCCCCCGACGAAAACAAGGGCGGGAAAAGCACAGATAAAGTAACACCTCCCGCGGATGCCCACTCGGGCTGGCGCAACGGTGCAGGCTACCTGCTGGCCTTCGACACTCGGGACAATACCAACTGGACTCGTCACGGATTCCTGGCCCAATGGCAGCAGATGTTCTACAGCGACCATCTGGGAGACTACAGCTTCGACATGGAGACGCTGGACCTTCGCGGATACACGTACCTGTTCTGGGGAACCTCCATGGCAGTCGGCGCCCTCTGGCAGCGCTCCGGAGGCGACGTGCCCTTCGACATGCTGGCGGGCCCCGATGGAACAAAACGTTTCCGAGGCGTCGAGAGCCTGTACTTTAGGGATAGGCAGGCCATGATCCTGCAGGCTGAATTACGCAAGTACCTGGGGTGGCGTCTGGCCGGAGACATCTTCTTCGAAGGCGGAAAGACAGGTGATCACTTCAGCGAGCTGATGCGCAACAAGTGGCACCGCTCCGTAGGTTTTGGCGGCATGCTGATTCTCAATAAAAAGGAACAGCTCTACGCCCGCGGCGAATTCAGCTGGGTGGACTTCGACCACCTGGGAATGACAGTCTACATCAGACAAGCCTTTTAA
- a CDS encoding FISUMP domain-containing protein, producing MDFKKLFGAGVVASLALMAGCGDDSSSAPQESAREPVVDTLYVFSKDTVVLNNVDTLVLNHVDTVVVRDTVVNLDTLILNNKDTVVVRDTLMGLNGESCSAEDTVSNAGVTGYNITCGTKRVGTLWNGKDGQDGLNGSSAYEQAVAAGYVGTEEEWETTIAKRINQDHFVDFRDGHEYRTVKVGDQVWMAENLNYRYLQETEDFDSSSFCLNGLPENCDKYGRLYFYSAAIDSAGVLDDVEYVCGNGLSCEDEMPEMVRGICPEGWHLPDTTEFRQLVNFVDASDNQFKDVAGLKSAYGWIYRETHIAGQKVIYGGNGTDIYGYEAYPAGHGSLDLGATLKYENEGTDGFFWTFNPEVDDPTKAHQVRFTQYYGIFGAMAKSDAASIRCVKDPVKVPGEDDEDEE from the coding sequence ATGGATTTCAAGAAACTTTTTGGCGCGGGCGTGGTCGCCTCCCTGGCCTTGATGGCCGGCTGTGGAGATGATTCCTCCAGTGCGCCTCAGGAATCCGCAAGGGAGCCGGTTGTTGACACCCTTTATGTTTTTTCCAAGGATACTGTTGTCCTGAACAATGTGGATACCCTGGTCCTGAATCATGTGGACACGGTAGTGGTTCGCGATACGGTCGTTAACCTGGATACCCTGATCCTGAATAACAAGGACACGGTGGTGGTTCGCGATACCCTTATGGGCCTTAATGGTGAAAGCTGCTCGGCAGAAGATACCGTAAGCAATGCCGGGGTAACGGGCTACAACATTACCTGCGGCACCAAGCGCGTGGGTACCCTGTGGAACGGCAAGGACGGTCAGGATGGTCTAAACGGATCTTCCGCTTACGAGCAGGCTGTGGCTGCCGGCTATGTGGGTACCGAAGAAGAATGGGAAACCACCATCGCCAAGCGCATTAACCAGGATCATTTCGTGGACTTCCGCGATGGTCACGAATACAGAACCGTGAAGGTTGGCGATCAGGTTTGGATGGCAGAAAACCTGAACTACAGATACCTGCAGGAAACGGAAGACTTCGACTCCTCCAGCTTCTGCCTGAATGGTCTTCCCGAAAATTGCGACAAGTATGGCCGCCTGTATTTCTATTCCGCCGCGATTGATTCCGCCGGCGTGTTGGACGATGTTGAATACGTATGTGGCAACGGTCTCTCCTGCGAAGACGAAATGCCGGAAATGGTCAGAGGTATCTGCCCCGAAGGTTGGCACCTGCCGGATACTACGGAGTTCCGCCAGCTGGTGAACTTCGTGGATGCAAGCGACAACCAGTTCAAGGATGTCGCCGGCCTCAAGTCCGCCTACGGCTGGATCTACAGGGAAACTCATATTGCAGGCCAGAAGGTCATCTACGGCGGTAACGGTACGGACATCTATGGCTACGAGGCATATCCCGCTGGTCACGGAAGCCTGGATCTTGGCGCTACCCTCAAGTACGAAAACGAAGGTACGGATGGCTTCTTCTGGACGTTCAATCCCGAAGTGGATGATCCGACCAAGGCCCATCAGGTTCGCTTTACCCAGTACTACGGCATCTTCGGGGCCATGGCCAAGAGCGACGCCGCTTCTATCCGTTGCGTCAAGGATCCCGTAAAGGTTCCTGGCGAAGATGACGAGGATGAAGAATAA
- a CDS encoding sigma-70 family RNA polymerase sigma factor, which translates to MAKKNNMNDKMTLTDLSLVKKFQEGNLEAGAEFITNHLEEITKISRFHAHRICYDYALGYDLKDDCVSEGVLAAYDAMKLYDFTGSSIMTFINAKIRFAFMTLKRNNATHSERYVIDNGDLAESLEAPAEDSSQVYFKDSLEKVLEALDPNSTEWSVARLFYNAMVRGVKSPINDVARQTGYTTVGIRNILKRTSHMLPQQLSGEIQTMLMAA; encoded by the coding sequence ATGGCTAAGAAGAACAACATGAACGATAAGATGACTCTCACCGATCTCTCTCTGGTTAAGAAGTTTCAGGAAGGTAATCTGGAAGCCGGCGCAGAGTTCATCACTAACCATCTGGAGGAAATCACTAAAATCTCCAGATTCCACGCCCACAGAATCTGCTACGACTACGCTCTGGGTTACGATCTGAAGGATGACTGTGTGTCCGAAGGTGTGCTGGCCGCATACGACGCTATGAAACTCTACGATTTCACCGGCTCCAGCATTATGACATTCATTAATGCGAAAATCAGGTTTGCATTCATGACTCTGAAGAGAAATAACGCTACCCACAGTGAACGCTATGTCATCGATAACGGTGATCTGGCAGAATCTCTGGAAGCTCCCGCAGAAGATTCTAGTCAGGTCTATTTTAAGGACAGTCTCGAAAAAGTGCTGGAAGCTCTGGACCCGAACTCTACCGAATGGTCTGTAGCCAGACTGTTCTATAACGCTATGGTCCGCGGGGTTAAAAGTCCCATTAACGATGTGGCCAGACAGACTGGCTACACCACTGTCGGAATCCGAAACATTCTGAAAAGGACATCTCATATGCTGCCGCAGCAGCTGTCCGGCGAAATCCAGACCATGCTCATGGCTGCATAA
- a CDS encoding DUF2779 domain-containing protein, whose translation MAFEPKTGLSKSKYTNFCKCPKNLWLNTYRPDLAEISASAQKRFEIGNQVGDLAMKIFGDFVEVTTYVDNSPEKGLDYSAMIQKTKECLANNVQNICEASFSYEGCYCAVDILRKTEIGYEIYEVKSSSDSKDEMSKMQCYAQDIALQKYVLEHCGIHVVGTYLVRINHEYVLEGDLDVKRLFSIKDMSEYVASEYAHIEENIQKARQTLSSETEPQVPISKSCSSPYDCNFWGYCTSQMPKPSVLDLYDDRRGVRWQCIQQGRYEFSELRNERLNDVQRMIVDCTIENREHIDKHQLQEFISGLTYPLYFFDFESVQPTVPVFQNTRPYQQIPFQYSLHIQNEPGAAPTHKEFLAESGENPLRKIAESICRDIPRDACVVAYNMNFEKARLKELASMFPDLSEHLMNIHDHIKDLLEPFKKGFCYMPAMNNSFSIKSVLPALFPNDPELDYHNLDGVHNGVEASDIFLKIKDMSPEDAARTRQNLLDYCGLDTFALVKVLDKLWEISDKRV comes from the coding sequence ATGGCTTTTGAACCTAAAACTGGATTGTCCAAATCTAAATACACCAACTTTTGCAAGTGTCCCAAGAATCTTTGGTTGAACACCTATCGTCCTGATCTGGCTGAAATTTCGGCGTCGGCGCAAAAACGTTTTGAAATCGGAAATCAGGTGGGTGACCTGGCCATGAAAATTTTCGGCGACTTCGTGGAAGTGACTACCTATGTTGACAATTCTCCGGAAAAAGGCCTTGACTATTCTGCCATGATCCAGAAGACCAAGGAATGCTTGGCTAATAATGTACAGAATATCTGCGAAGCATCTTTTAGTTATGAAGGTTGCTACTGTGCCGTGGATATTTTGCGTAAGACAGAAATTGGCTACGAAATTTATGAAGTAAAAAGCTCCAGTGACAGTAAGGACGAAATGTCAAAGATGCAGTGCTATGCCCAGGACATTGCTCTGCAGAAATATGTTTTGGAACATTGCGGCATTCATGTGGTTGGAACCTATCTGGTTCGCATCAATCATGAATATGTTCTGGAAGGTGATCTTGACGTAAAGCGCCTTTTTAGTATTAAGGATATGTCCGAATACGTGGCCAGTGAATATGCGCACATTGAGGAAAATATCCAGAAAGCCCGCCAGACTCTTTCCTCCGAGACGGAACCACAGGTTCCTATCAGCAAAAGCTGCTCAAGCCCTTATGACTGCAATTTTTGGGGGTACTGTACAAGCCAAATGCCCAAACCCTCGGTCCTTGATTTGTACGATGACCGCAGGGGAGTGCGTTGGCAGTGTATTCAGCAGGGAAGGTATGAGTTTTCTGAACTTAGGAATGAACGCTTGAACGATGTCCAGCGCATGATTGTCGATTGTACTATTGAAAATCGGGAACATATTGACAAACATCAGCTTCAGGAATTTATAAGTGGGCTGACCTATCCCTTGTATTTCTTTGATTTTGAATCAGTGCAGCCGACCGTTCCTGTGTTCCAGAATACCCGCCCTTATCAGCAGATTCCCTTCCAGTATTCGCTGCATATCCAGAATGAACCTGGTGCAGCTCCTACTCATAAGGAATTTCTGGCGGAGTCCGGGGAAAATCCCTTGCGAAAGATTGCCGAAAGCATCTGTCGGGATATACCGAGGGATGCTTGCGTGGTGGCGTATAACATGAATTTTGAAAAGGCCCGCCTTAAGGAACTGGCCTCCATGTTCCCGGACCTGTCGGAACATTTGATGAATATCCACGACCATATTAAGGATTTGCTGGAACCGTTCAAGAAGGGCTTTTGCTACATGCCTGCCATGAACAATTCCTTCTCCATCAAGTCGGTGCTGCCTGCCCTTTTCCCCAATGATCCGGAATTGGACTACCATAACCTTGACGGAGTCCACAATGGCGTGGAGGCTTCGGATATTTTCCTGAAAATCAAGGATATGAGTCCTGAAGACGCCGCCCGTACTAGGCAAAATCTCCTGGATTATTGTGGCCTAGATACTTTTGCCCTTGTAAAAGTACTAGACAAATTGTGGGAGATTTCCGATAAGAGAGTATAA